The stretch of DNA CAGAAGCTCTCAGCCACCCCTGCTGGTTCTGTCACCACACGTGGCTCTGTTTCATATGGGTTTCCAGCTGGGTTTTTAGCAAGTGAAACACGAGAGGAGAGGAGCCCAGCCCACCCAGGCCACAGCCTCCCAAACCCTCTTCAGCCTGCAGTTCCCCCATCACCCCCAGAGGGCGCATCCCCCACACTTCCCCCAAAGTACCACTTGACTTGATACCCATGCAGAGGCCCGCTCAGGGACGGACGCCACGCTGCCCCGCGCCCAGCAGGGCCCAGCCCACACTCACGGGGCACCGTGGTGCCGTATCGGTCTGGATCCCACATGATGAGCTTGTTCTTCAGGCTGCGCCGGCCCACGCCCTGGGCTCCTATCAGCACCAGGGTTTTCCGGCGGAAGGGGGGCATGCGGGCCACCTCCTCGTAAATGAGCAGCTCGTGGCGGTCAAACTCTAAACACAGGGACATGGTACTCATCAGGCTACTTGGGTGGCATGGGTGGGGCCAGGGGCCAAGGATAcgaggggctggggccaggggcagcAGAGACGGCGTAGGCAGGGCCTAGGGACAAGACTGGCAGCCCCGGCACCAGCAGAGCAGGAGCACACGTCACTGGCGGCTGCAGGGAGGGGGCATGCCGTGtgagaggacagggaagggggtCTCCAACACGCACCTGCGTTCTTGGTAGTCAAATACATCATtcgcttctttttctttcctgaaaggcTGCCACACAGGGTCCCTGGCCACAGAGAGACGGGCGAGTGAGGCAGGCAGGCTTGCATCAGATCCCAGGTTAGGGGTTCCAGGGGGACCCTCATACCTGAAGTGGGTGTCAGCTCCAGGTCCCGTTTGACAAAGGCTTTCCGCTTCTCCTCCAGCAGCTGGCTGGGGATGAGCCCAGCGCTGCCCCCTTCCACATGGCATGCCTGGAAAGGACATGGGACAAAGATCTGAGTGAGAGGACACCTCCCCGGGCCCTGGCCACCCCCACACACCACAGCTGGAGACAGA from Ailuropoda melanoleuca isolate Jingjing unplaced genomic scaffold, ASM200744v2 unplaced-scaffold62576, whole genome shotgun sequence encodes:
- the LOC117800042 gene encoding MAGUK p55 subfamily member 2-like isoform X2, which gives rise to MVAQQGLLHVGDIIKEVNGQPVGSDPRALQELLRSASGSVILKILPSYQEPHLPRQVFVKCHFDYDPARDSLIPCKEAGLCFSAGDLLQIVNQDDANWWQACHVEGGSAGLIPSQLLEEKRKAFVKRDLELTPTSGTLCGSLSGKKKKRMMYLTTKNAEFDRHELLIYEEVARMPPFRRKTLVLIGAQGVGRRSLKNKLIMWDPDRYGTTVPRECGLGPAGRGAAWRPSLSGPLHGYQVKWYFGGSVGDAPSGGDGGTAG
- the LOC117800042 gene encoding MAGUK p55 subfamily member 2-like isoform X1, coding for MVGIRKTAGEHLGVTFRVEGGELVIARILHGGMVAQQGLLHVGDIIKEVNGQPVGSDPRALQELLRSASGSVILKILPSYQEPHLPRQVFVKCHFDYDPARDSLIPCKEAGLCFSAGDLLQIVNQDDANWWQACHVEGGSAGLIPSQLLEEKRKAFVKRDLELTPTSGTLCGSLSGKKKKRMMYLTTKNAEFDRHELLIYEEVARMPPFRRKTLVLIGAQGVGRRSLKNKLIMWDPDRYGTTVPRECGLGPAGRGAAWRPSLSGPLHGYQVKWYFGGSVGDAPSGGDGGTAG